One Paenisporosarcina sp. FSL H8-0542 genomic region harbors:
- a CDS encoding CAP domain-containing protein, whose amino-acid sequence MKVLVRILILLAIIMTVIFYSDQTVQENDLLEAPGPTGQALPQENLLPPSGEESVPRPEKGLSTLIGQHTKKVVESFGEPNRIEPSAYGYEWWVYNRSLDSYMMVGVNGDTITQIYIAGESLDASPYQVGQSIDDLYRFTIIESEITVQIDSNVYTFTINDQDMTNRLLIKFDGLFAQIYMDEEDQEVEAIRFTDPKTLVLHQPYEMTYKGDYLAPKVPSTTLQKSIDASNERQLFELTNVYRSRHSVNTVIEDDALGLVASKHSEDMAMQNYFSHESPDFGDLENRLEESLIVYDSAAENLAANYYDSAEVVNGWLNSSDHREVLLKEDFTHLGVGTFGKYYTQNFVKREMNVRKGQ is encoded by the coding sequence TTGAAAGTATTGGTTAGAATCTTAATTTTATTAGCTATTATCATGACTGTCATTTTTTATTCCGACCAAACTGTTCAAGAAAATGATTTATTGGAAGCGCCCGGTCCAACAGGGCAAGCTTTGCCACAGGAAAACTTATTACCCCCATCTGGGGAAGAATCAGTCCCAAGACCAGAAAAAGGACTATCTACGCTTATTGGACAACATACTAAAAAAGTGGTGGAATCATTTGGGGAACCTAACCGAATCGAGCCTTCAGCTTACGGATATGAATGGTGGGTGTACAATAGGTCACTCGATTCTTATATGATGGTAGGCGTTAACGGGGACACCATAACTCAAATATATATTGCAGGAGAAAGCCTTGATGCCTCACCCTATCAAGTTGGGCAATCCATTGATGATTTATACCGCTTTACTATAATCGAGTCGGAAATTACCGTGCAAATCGATTCGAATGTTTATACATTCACCATCAACGACCAAGATATGACGAACCGATTATTAATTAAATTCGATGGGCTTTTTGCCCAAATTTATATGGATGAAGAAGACCAAGAAGTGGAAGCCATTCGTTTTACTGATCCAAAGACACTTGTTCTCCATCAGCCTTATGAAATGACTTACAAAGGTGACTACTTAGCACCTAAAGTACCTTCAACGACATTGCAAAAATCTATTGATGCATCAAATGAACGCCAATTATTTGAATTGACGAACGTGTATCGTTCACGTCATTCCGTAAATACAGTTATTGAAGATGATGCTCTTGGACTTGTTGCAAGCAAACATAGTGAAGATATGGCGATGCAAAATTATTTTTCTCATGAGTCACCGGATTTTGGGGATTTGGAAAACCGTTTGGAAGAGTCGCTTATTGTTTATGACAGTGCAGCTGAAAACCTTGCAGCGAATTATTATGATTCAGCAGAAGTTGTAAATGGTTGGTTAAATTCTTCAGATCATAGAGAAGTTTTGCTAAAAGAAGATTTTACCCACCTGGGCGTAGGAACATTTGGCAAATATTATACGCAAAACTTTGTAAAACGCGAGATGAATGTCAGAAAAGGTCAATGA
- a CDS encoding glycerophosphodiester phosphodiesterase, giving the protein MGKKTKVAFAIAAAGAAAWAGSKAISKPQKRPDKEALQYEHPIILAHRGGSLIAPENSMIAFKKAAELGVHGFEIDIRLTKDEEIVVFHDEYVDRTTDGAGRVADMTLSELKAFDLGYQFINEQQEYEYRGQGLTAITLRELFEAFPQMLINIDMKDSPETYEGSLIPSKLWRLIEELGAQNRVVVTSFHDEQIDRFNLYAQNSVALGAGENEVRKAYSAYTSQFGHLYHPRVDVFQIPVKSGVFPLDGEGFINFLSKLNVPVHYWTINDPQVMQRLLQSGAKGIVTDRPDLAVALLAEHIA; this is encoded by the coding sequence ATGGGAAAGAAAACGAAAGTAGCATTCGCAATCGCCGCAGCTGGTGCTGCTGCCTGGGCAGGCTCTAAAGCCATCTCAAAACCTCAAAAACGCCCTGATAAAGAAGCACTTCAATATGAACATCCGATTATCTTAGCTCATCGTGGAGGTTCTCTGATTGCTCCAGAAAACTCCATGATAGCTTTCAAAAAAGCAGCTGAACTTGGAGTTCATGGATTTGAAATCGATATTCGCTTGACAAAAGATGAAGAAATCGTGGTTTTCCATGACGAATATGTAGATCGTACCACTGACGGTGCAGGACGTGTTGCAGATATGACACTTTCTGAACTTAAGGCTTTTGATCTGGGTTATCAGTTTATTAATGAGCAGCAAGAATATGAATATCGTGGACAAGGCTTAACTGCTATCACGCTACGTGAGCTATTTGAAGCATTCCCACAAATGTTGATTAACATCGATATGAAGGATTCTCCTGAAACGTATGAAGGTAGCTTGATTCCTTCAAAATTATGGCGTTTGATAGAAGAACTTGGTGCTCAAAACCGTGTGGTTGTCACGAGCTTCCATGACGAGCAAATCGATCGTTTCAACCTGTATGCTCAAAATTCGGTGGCACTTGGTGCAGGAGAAAACGAAGTGCGTAAAGCGTATTCTGCCTACACAAGTCAGTTCGGACATTTGTATCATCCTCGTGTAGACGTCTTTCAAATTCCAGTGAAATCCGGTGTTTTCCCACTTGATGGAGAAGGTTTTATCAACTTCCTGAGCAAACTGAATGTTCCCGTTCACTACTGGACAATCAATGATCCTCAAGTAATGCAGCGTTTGTTGCAATCAGGTGCAAAAGGAATTGTTACAGATCGTCCAGATTTAGCCGTTGCGTTACTGGCAGAACATATTGCATAA
- a CDS encoding nucleotidyltransferase, translating into MKATGVVVEHNPFHNGHFYHIKESRKKTAADIIIAVMSGNFLQRGEPALVDKWSRTEMALKAGVDIVIELPYVFATAQASDFARGSITLLEALECEAFCFGSEEGTIEPFTRSYDVLTTQQEAYQNSIKQYMQLGLSYPKALNEAYSDITTHLNLPLVDLSKPNNILGYHYIETACQMQAHIKPVTIQRIVANYHDNVDQDQSIASATGIRKALFDDGSIEALGKFMPHTSLEQLLKWKDSIGVFGSWQQFWPLLRHTIIRSSTKNLASYAEVTEGIEHLIHEAARECETFEDFMSRVKSKRYTWTRIQRMLTHIYTGFTWESLKEHQKPTYLRVLGMTQNGQKYLSEKKKNLSLPLVSRVAATKDSLLDLDIHASDLYQLGLQSPKIKQPVGMDYRKPPIIL; encoded by the coding sequence TTGAAAGCAACTGGTGTAGTCGTCGAACATAATCCGTTTCATAACGGACACTTCTATCATATCAAAGAATCTCGCAAGAAGACAGCCGCAGATATTATTATTGCTGTTATGAGCGGGAATTTTTTGCAACGAGGAGAACCTGCCCTGGTGGATAAATGGTCCAGGACAGAAATGGCTCTAAAAGCTGGCGTAGATATCGTAATCGAGCTCCCTTACGTTTTTGCAACTGCACAAGCCAGTGACTTTGCACGTGGTTCAATTACACTGCTGGAAGCCCTTGAATGCGAAGCATTTTGTTTTGGAAGTGAGGAAGGGACAATTGAGCCTTTTACACGCTCATATGATGTCCTTACTACACAACAAGAGGCTTACCAAAATTCGATTAAACAATACATGCAACTTGGATTAAGTTATCCAAAAGCATTAAACGAAGCTTATTCAGACATCACAACACACTTAAACTTGCCATTAGTTGACTTATCAAAACCAAATAATATTCTCGGTTATCACTATATTGAAACAGCCTGTCAGATGCAGGCACATATCAAGCCTGTAACCATTCAACGAATCGTGGCGAATTATCATGATAATGTTGATCAAGACCAATCCATTGCAAGCGCTACAGGTATCCGTAAGGCTCTATTCGACGATGGCTCGATTGAAGCATTGGGAAAATTCATGCCACACACCTCATTGGAACAACTATTGAAGTGGAAAGACTCTATAGGGGTATTTGGCAGTTGGCAACAGTTCTGGCCCCTTCTACGACATACGATTATCCGTTCATCAACAAAAAACCTTGCTTCATATGCTGAAGTAACAGAAGGTATCGAGCATCTAATTCATGAAGCGGCAAGGGAATGCGAAACATTTGAAGATTTTATGAGCCGGGTAAAATCGAAGCGTTATACGTGGACACGCATACAACGAATGCTTACTCATATTTATACAGGCTTTACGTGGGAATCATTGAAAGAACATCAAAAGCCTACGTATTTACGGGTTCTTGGCATGACTCAAAATGGACAAAAGTATTTGAGTGAAAAGAAAAAGAATCTTTCATTGCCACTCGTCAGTCGAGTTGCTGCAACAAAAGATTCTTTATTGGATTTAGACATTCATGCATCTGATTTATATCAATTGGGATTGCAATCACCAAAAATCAAACAACCGGTTGGAATGGATTATCGCAAACCACCGATTATATTATAG
- a CDS encoding aspartate kinase, whose protein sequence is MIVQKFGGIAVRDAASRAVCIQHIKEGLAKYKSVLVVVSAMGRHGDPYSTDTLIRITDAFQIAPESKDVAAICGELLASSVLSAECLKQQIPCQLAYGIQAGIYTDDHFGDASIIKTSKKVIKELLQHVPCVIVPGFQGITTDHRFTTLGRGGSDLTAIVMANLFDAEAVEFYKDVPGVMSGDPKNSENVYKLPKVSYEKLQQLCETETHPLIQKKAVDMAAKHQIPLHIRPFGSSEEGTWINSAAH, encoded by the coding sequence ATGATTGTGCAAAAATTCGGAGGCATAGCGGTGAGAGATGCAGCATCGCGGGCAGTATGTATTCAACATATTAAAGAAGGTTTAGCCAAATATAAATCGGTTCTGGTGGTTGTTTCAGCAATGGGGCGTCATGGGGATCCTTATTCCACCGATACACTGATTCGAATAACGGACGCATTTCAAATTGCACCAGAATCAAAAGATGTTGCCGCTATTTGCGGAGAGCTCCTGGCCTCTTCCGTTCTATCAGCAGAATGTTTAAAGCAACAGATTCCGTGTCAATTAGCGTATGGCATACAGGCTGGTATCTACACGGATGACCATTTTGGAGATGCTTCAATTATTAAAACATCTAAAAAAGTCATTAAAGAATTGCTCCAGCATGTACCATGTGTAATTGTACCAGGGTTTCAAGGAATTACGACAGATCATCGCTTTACGACACTTGGACGCGGTGGCAGTGATTTAACTGCAATCGTGATGGCCAATTTATTCGATGCCGAGGCGGTTGAATTTTATAAAGATGTACCAGGTGTCATGTCCGGTGATCCAAAAAACTCGGAAAATGTATATAAATTACCGAAAGTTTCGTATGAAAAGCTTCAGCAGCTTTGTGAAACTGAGACACACCCACTGATACAAAAAAAAGCAGTGGACATGGCGGCTAAGCACCAAATTCCACTGCATATTCGTCCTTTCGGTTCTTCAGAAGAAGGAACATGGATAAACTCCGCTGCTCATTGA
- a CDS encoding UDP-N-acetylmuramoyl-L-alanyl-D-glutamate--2,6-diaminopimelate ligase, producing the protein MTLVIADLLKDWPCTWLHGSFNEIICGVKENSKEIQAGDVFVVIKGKNANGATYINEAIENGAVCIIAEDREHEKMCREVAFGIVPNTRTFLSHACARVHGNPSKQLHVVAVTGTNGKTTVSHMIGQMLTLLGYQTAVIGTLGLFINGKKVDENFPSLTTWSASHLHQTFARLLKMNITHVIIEASSMGLAQHRLDHCSIQQGVFLNLGHDHLEDHEGIESYKKAKCKLMDISRKVVVNKDDSFWLEKGKECTKELNWFGEEFIQLKEIKPVSTNVTIFDEGDCDGYDVEVGFTGLYNISNIAAAIATIRQLDIPMSSIIPLLPNITLPPGRFQFILKKPFQVVIDYAHTPEALQHLLSSASRITEGRLLVVFGCGGNRDQAKRSAMGEIAAFYSHSMWVTSDNPRLEDPLKICQQIVGNLPETSKIHIEVDRAAAIQQALRYCKPGDLLCIAGKGHESTQHIGDQVIPFSDEQTVLLILSTLPMAGNHEK; encoded by the coding sequence ATGACTTTGGTCATTGCCGATTTATTAAAAGACTGGCCGTGTACGTGGTTACACGGATCCTTTAATGAAATCATATGTGGGGTCAAAGAAAATTCCAAGGAAATTCAAGCCGGTGATGTCTTTGTAGTTATTAAAGGGAAAAATGCCAATGGTGCTACTTATATAAATGAGGCAATCGAAAACGGGGCGGTCTGTATTATTGCGGAAGATCGAGAACATGAAAAAATGTGTAGAGAGGTGGCGTTTGGCATCGTGCCAAACACTAGGACCTTTCTTTCTCATGCTTGTGCCCGTGTTCATGGGAATCCATCAAAACAATTGCACGTGGTGGCGGTGACTGGAACCAATGGTAAAACAACGGTAAGCCATATGATAGGTCAAATGCTCACGTTGCTTGGCTACCAAACAGCAGTAATCGGTACATTAGGACTTTTTATAAATGGAAAAAAAGTTGATGAGAATTTTCCATCACTCACTACATGGTCTGCTTCACATCTCCATCAAACCTTTGCCCGACTGTTAAAAATGAACATTACACATGTCATAATTGAAGCTTCATCGATGGGATTAGCACAGCACCGACTGGACCATTGTTCAATCCAACAAGGGGTATTTCTAAATCTAGGACATGATCATCTTGAAGATCATGAAGGCATTGAGTCCTATAAAAAAGCAAAATGCAAATTAATGGATATAAGCCGAAAAGTTGTTGTGAATAAAGACGATTCTTTTTGGTTGGAAAAAGGAAAAGAATGCACGAAAGAACTGAATTGGTTTGGCGAAGAATTCATCCAGCTGAAAGAAATAAAGCCAGTATCAACGAATGTGACAATATTCGATGAAGGAGATTGTGATGGTTATGACGTGGAAGTTGGTTTTACAGGACTCTATAATATCTCAAATATAGCGGCTGCAATTGCGACTATACGACAATTGGATATTCCGATGTCATCAATTATTCCGCTACTCCCCAACATTACTTTACCCCCTGGCAGATTTCAATTCATCTTAAAAAAACCTTTTCAAGTAGTCATAGATTATGCGCATACACCAGAAGCTCTGCAACATCTACTTTCTTCAGCATCAAGAATTACTGAAGGACGATTACTTGTTGTATTCGGATGCGGAGGAAATCGCGACCAAGCGAAGCGAAGTGCTATGGGAGAGATTGCAGCATTTTACTCACATAGCATGTGGGTGACATCAGATAACCCCCGATTAGAGGATCCTCTGAAAATCTGCCAGCAAATCGTTGGAAATTTGCCGGAGACTTCCAAGATCCATATCGAAGTCGATCGAGCAGCTGCGATTCAACAAGCGCTTCGGTATTGCAAACCTGGAGATTTACTCTGTATAGCAGGGAAGGGTCATGAGTCCACTCAACATATTGGCGATCAAGTTATCCCTTTTTCAGACGAACAAACCGTTCTGCTAATATTATCGACGTTACCGATGGCGGGGAACCACGAAAAATGA
- a CDS encoding SepM family pheromone-processing serine protease, whose translation MSKKSTIGFFIVCILLISGTVYPVDAYITKPGGAYPLEPLVDVESGDEDDTGSMSLMTIALSKATPLTYAWAKVSDQQEILQTNQVRNPDEDDEEYNVRQLHLMSQSQFNAIEVAFKKAGKPYEITTKGVFVLNVLPKGAADGLLSPGDRILQIDDVKSDNQQGIIDYLKQKKLGDIVTLHIERDGEKDSVEVELKPIPTDESRAGLGITFTDDKEITTTPKVNIKADEIGGPSAGLMFTLEILNQLLDEDLTKGYKIAGTGTMQENGEVGRIGGIDLKVIAADKEDIEIFFAPDDELPEEVLKNNPTLRSNYLDAKESAEKIGSTMKIVPVKTVDDALAYLDKLEQKK comes from the coding sequence ATGTCAAAGAAAAGTACAATTGGCTTTTTCATCGTTTGTATTTTACTTATAAGCGGGACAGTTTATCCCGTCGATGCTTACATCACAAAACCCGGAGGGGCGTATCCACTTGAACCGCTTGTAGATGTAGAAAGTGGAGATGAGGATGATACTGGGTCGATGAGTTTAATGACCATCGCTTTATCGAAAGCAACGCCTCTTACTTATGCATGGGCGAAAGTGTCCGACCAACAAGAGATATTACAAACCAATCAAGTTAGAAATCCTGACGAGGATGACGAAGAATATAATGTTCGTCAACTCCATCTTATGTCGCAATCACAATTTAATGCGATAGAAGTGGCATTCAAAAAAGCCGGTAAACCTTATGAAATTACAACCAAAGGTGTCTTTGTTTTAAATGTCTTGCCGAAAGGTGCGGCTGACGGCTTACTTAGTCCTGGAGATCGAATCTTGCAAATCGATGACGTCAAGAGTGATAATCAACAAGGGATTATCGATTATTTAAAACAGAAAAAATTAGGCGATATTGTCACACTGCATATTGAACGTGACGGAGAAAAAGATTCAGTTGAAGTTGAATTGAAGCCGATTCCTACTGATGAGAGCCGAGCTGGTCTAGGAATCACTTTTACTGATGATAAAGAAATCACGACTACACCGAAAGTAAATATTAAGGCAGACGAAATCGGAGGACCATCTGCAGGACTAATGTTTACATTGGAAATTTTGAACCAGTTACTGGATGAGGATCTAACAAAAGGTTATAAAATCGCGGGAACCGGAACCATGCAGGAAAACGGTGAGGTGGGACGGATCGGTGGAATTGACTTGAAAGTCATTGCTGCCGATAAAGAAGATATCGAGATTTTCTTTGCACCTGACGATGAGTTACCAGAGGAAGTATTGAAAAATAATCCTACACTGAGATCAAATTATTTGGATGCAAAAGAATCAGCAGAAAAAATAGGCTCGACGATGAAAATCGTGCCTGTGAAAACAGTTGATGATGCACTCGCTTATTTAGATAAGCTAGAACAGAAAAAGTAA
- a CDS encoding PaaI family thioesterase: protein MKKSVRNQLENILIHASTEDVSTLSKWLEGFEKKQSGDLSTYLGATLHMEKKLSDDSCTISIPITPYIHNTLHIPHGGILAVMLDTAMGVLANHSLSEEFAAVTMNLSINYLATATEGHLHARATFSHKGRQTMVVTGEITDDNGKKLAVGNGSFFVVPRHR, encoded by the coding sequence ATGAAAAAATCAGTACGTAATCAACTCGAAAACATATTAATTCATGCATCAACCGAAGATGTCTCTACGTTATCAAAATGGTTGGAAGGCTTTGAGAAGAAACAAAGTGGTGATCTTTCCACTTATTTAGGCGCTACTTTGCATATGGAGAAGAAATTAAGCGATGATTCTTGCACGATATCCATCCCAATAACTCCTTATATTCATAACACTCTTCATATCCCTCACGGTGGTATTCTGGCCGTTATGCTTGATACCGCGATGGGTGTCCTCGCAAATCATTCACTATCTGAAGAATTTGCCGCTGTAACCATGAACTTATCCATTAACTATTTGGCGACGGCCACGGAAGGTCATTTACATGCACGTGCTACTTTTTCACATAAAGGACGCCAGACGATGGTGGTTACCGGTGAAATTACGGACGACAATGGCAAGAAGCTTGCGGTTGGCAATGGATCATTTTTCGTGGTTCCCCGCCATCGGTAA
- a CDS encoding YugN family protein: MYFENTGIENTAADLQLLDDIMLNHGLVREGQWDYERVTYDKKYEIKEGTFYLRIFGFTKDGDVGAHDAIITLMKPVVGKHYFPHGVEYGDQEVFPAHLVKSCQQTLAAVKADINAFEIRA, encoded by the coding sequence ATGTATTTTGAAAACACAGGTATTGAAAATACAGCAGCTGATTTACAATTATTAGATGATATTATGTTAAACCACGGTCTTGTACGTGAAGGTCAATGGGATTACGAACGTGTTACTTATGACAAAAAATACGAAATTAAAGAAGGCACATTCTATTTACGTATTTTCGGCTTCACAAAAGATGGCGATGTTGGCGCTCACGATGCAATCATTACCTTGATGAAACCAGTTGTAGGTAAACATTATTTCCCTCATGGTGTTGAATATGGAGACCAAGAAGTCTTCCCGGCACATTTGGTTAAATCATGTCAGCAAACATTGGCTGCTGTTAAAGCAGATATCAATGCATTTGAAATTCGTGCATAA
- a CDS encoding YlbG family protein has product MNERQGLIVYVHHLKQAKSLRKYGHVQYISRKLKYVVMYCDLDQIEAISTKLQKLPFVKEVSPSYRPFVKTEYENSKPDKAKEYDYKTGL; this is encoded by the coding sequence ATGAATGAACGACAAGGATTAATTGTATATGTACATCATTTAAAACAAGCGAAGTCGCTGAGGAAATATGGACATGTTCAATATATTTCCCGAAAATTAAAGTATGTCGTAATGTATTGCGACCTCGATCAAATTGAAGCGATTTCAACGAAATTACAAAAACTCCCGTTTGTAAAAGAAGTCAGTCCTTCCTACCGTCCGTTTGTCAAAACTGAATATGAAAATTCTAAACCGGACAAAGCAAAAGAATATGACTATAAAACGGGCTTATAA
- a CDS encoding YlbF family regulator, with product MMMTSEWANIMDEGDSLTQMILSSEQVERFKEAYFAVYTDELLNRQIASFSRLKEQYEDVQRFGKYHPDYQHVMKSIRVQKRALDMNERVANLRLAENELQDLLDEVSLLIGKTVSESVKVPVSNPFFASAASSCSTGSCGTGGSCGCSA from the coding sequence ATGATGATGACATCAGAATGGGCAAACATCATGGATGAAGGAGATAGTTTAACACAGATGATTTTATCCTCCGAGCAAGTAGAACGCTTCAAAGAAGCATATTTCGCCGTTTATACAGACGAATTATTAAATAGACAGATTGCTTCTTTTTCTCGTTTAAAAGAGCAGTATGAAGATGTTCAACGCTTCGGAAAGTATCATCCGGACTATCAGCACGTGATGAAGTCTATTCGAGTACAAAAACGCGCACTTGATATGAATGAACGTGTCGCTAATTTAAGACTGGCTGAAAACGAATTGCAAGATTTGTTGGATGAAGTCAGCTTATTAATAGGAAAAACTGTATCTGAATCTGTCAAGGTCCCTGTCAGCAATCCGTTCTTCGCTTCAGCTGCCTCTTCTTGTAGTACAGGAAGCTGTGGAACTGGTGGTTCTTGTGGCTGTTCAGCTTAA
- the rsmD gene encoding 16S rRNA (guanine(966)-N(2))-methyltransferase RsmD, which translates to MRVISGEQKGLPLKAVPGAGTRPTTDKVKESIFNMIGPYFEGGLAVDLFAGSGGLGIESLSRGIDTCIFIEKDPRAIQTIHENLKKCKLDNRSEVYKADATRAIKALEKRQVRVDLLFLDPPYQKVGYYELIEQFVEKNLLTDDAIIFCEHEKGVDLPNTYGSFTLTRQELYGSTIISIYRQEEGEHHD; encoded by the coding sequence ATGAGAGTAATTTCCGGAGAACAAAAAGGACTCCCATTAAAAGCGGTGCCTGGTGCGGGTACACGACCAACAACTGATAAAGTGAAAGAATCAATTTTCAATATGATCGGTCCATACTTTGAAGGAGGGCTTGCTGTGGATTTATTCGCAGGAAGTGGGGGGCTCGGTATCGAATCGCTCAGTAGGGGCATAGATACGTGCATTTTTATCGAAAAAGATCCGCGTGCTATACAAACGATTCATGAGAATCTAAAGAAATGCAAACTAGATAATCGCTCGGAAGTATACAAAGCAGATGCTACACGTGCAATTAAAGCTTTGGAGAAAAGACAAGTACGAGTGGACTTGCTGTTTTTAGATCCACCTTATCAAAAAGTTGGGTATTATGAATTGATCGAGCAGTTTGTGGAAAAAAACTTATTGACTGATGATGCAATCATTTTTTGTGAACACGAAAAAGGTGTAGATTTGCCAAATACATATGGGTCATTTACTCTAACAAGACAAGAACTTTATGGCAGTACCATAATTTCGATTTATCGACAGGAAGAAGGAGAACACCATGACTAA
- the ytvI gene encoding sporulation integral membrane protein YtvI, with the protein MPKWITKKFLILALLIVLLILFLTFVLPLAVPILLALITAFFLEPIVKWCKEKFKWNRKTAVITVFILFLLLITATLYFTITQLVGQIIQLTKIAPDYFNTLSLSWMNVQSKLFSFTQGMPIEVVTSIKNELDEFLNTMQKAILGIVSYNSISKLLTGIPNFLVSFIVYIITLFLFMLDLTELKKMVFRHLTPATAEKVRFMTSRLNSVIFGFLKAQLLASLFILVGSFIGLLFIAPKYAIIMSIVIWIIDIIPILGSIAIVGPWSLYQFLIGDIAMGTKLAILALVLLVIRRAVEPKLMGSQIGLSPLATLIAMFIGLQIFGFLGLIIGPFVVIIFTTAKEAGIIKTNFKL; encoded by the coding sequence ATGCCAAAGTGGATTACCAAGAAATTTTTAATACTAGCTTTATTGATTGTATTGCTCATCCTTTTTTTAACCTTTGTACTCCCTCTCGCAGTTCCAATTCTTCTAGCTTTAATTACTGCTTTTTTCCTTGAACCGATTGTTAAATGGTGTAAAGAAAAGTTTAAATGGAATCGAAAGACTGCCGTTATTACCGTTTTTATATTATTTTTATTACTCATTACCGCTACCTTATATTTCACTATCACCCAATTAGTTGGTCAGATTATTCAATTGACTAAAATTGCACCCGATTATTTTAATACACTGTCATTATCATGGATGAATGTCCAAAGCAAATTATTCAGTTTTACGCAAGGCATGCCCATTGAAGTGGTAACTTCGATTAAAAATGAGTTAGATGAGTTTTTAAACACTATGCAAAAAGCCATTTTGGGGATTGTAAGCTACAATAGTATCAGCAAACTGCTGACAGGCATACCAAATTTTTTAGTCAGTTTTATCGTTTACATTATCACGTTATTCCTGTTTATGTTGGACTTAACAGAACTGAAGAAAATGGTATTTCGTCATCTGACGCCTGCAACTGCTGAAAAAGTTCGTTTTATGACTTCCCGATTAAATTCTGTCATTTTTGGTTTTTTGAAAGCCCAATTGCTTGCCAGTTTATTTATTTTAGTAGGAAGCTTTATTGGATTATTATTCATTGCCCCAAAATATGCAATTATAATGTCTATAGTTATTTGGATCATCGATATTATTCCTATACTTGGTTCGATTGCCATTGTCGGACCATGGTCATTGTACCAATTTCTCATTGGGGACATTGCCATGGGAACAAAGCTTGCCATTCTGGCGTTAGTGTTGCTGGTCATTCGCCGTGCTGTAGAACCCAAATTAATGGGCTCTCAGATTGGTTTATCACCTCTTGCCACATTAATTGCCATGTTTATCGGATTACAAATTTTCGGTTTCCTCGGATTAATCATCGGTCCATTTGTCGTCATCATTTTCACTACAGCAAAAGAAGCCGGTATTATCAAAACCAATTTCAAACTATAA
- the coaD gene encoding pantetheine-phosphate adenylyltransferase — protein sequence MTKIAVVPGSFDPVTFGHLDIIKRGASVFDEIHVVVLNNSSKKPLFTIEERMALISEVTATLPNVRVDSFSGLLVEYAKSVNAHAIVRGLRAVSDFEYEMQITSMNRVLNDNIETFFIMTNNQYSFLSSSIVKEVAKYGGDISELVPKPVEEALKMKFGLE from the coding sequence ATGACTAAAATTGCAGTCGTACCAGGGAGTTTTGATCCTGTTACATTCGGTCATTTAGATATCATCAAACGAGGTGCTTCCGTATTTGACGAAATACACGTGGTCGTACTAAATAACTCCTCTAAAAAACCACTTTTTACGATTGAAGAACGTATGGCATTAATTAGTGAAGTGACAGCAACTTTGCCTAATGTCCGTGTGGATTCTTTTTCTGGCTTACTTGTCGAGTACGCTAAAAGTGTCAATGCACATGCCATTGTACGTGGATTAAGGGCGGTATCCGATTTCGAATACGAAATGCAGATTACGTCCATGAACCGTGTATTAAATGACAATATCGAAACATTTTTCATCATGACGAATAATCAATATTCATTTTTAAGTTCGAGCATTGTTAAAGAAGTGGCGAAATATGGTGGCGATATTTCTGAACTTGTACCTAAACCTGTAGAAGAAGCCTTGAAAATGAAATTTGGATTAGAATGA